The Candidatus Leptovillus gracilis DNA window AGCGACTGGCTCTATCCGACCTATCACAGCAAGGATCTGGTGGCGGCGTTAACGGCCGTTGGCGCTGACGTCACCTTTCTCGATATTGCCTCCACCTGGGGCCACGACGCCTTTCTCTTAGAAGTGGAAACCATGACCGCCCTGCTGCAAAGCTTTCTGGACCGTTTATGGCAGGAAGAAAATGAAGATCAAAGATTAAAGATTTAAGGGGCTGCCTCATGACCAATCCACAATCTTCAATCTTCAATATTTCCACGTCACTCCGCCCCGATCTTCAAGTTTTGGCGGCGCTTATCCCTGCCAAAACACGGGTGCTGGACCTGGGCTGCGGGGATGGGGAACTGTTGGATTACCTGGTACACCAACATCAGGTGAAGGGGCGGGGCATCGAATTGACGGAAGCAGGGGTGCTGGCCTGTGTGCGCCGCGGTCTAAGCGTGCGCCAGGGCAACTTGGAGGAAGGACGGCCGATTATCCCGGACAACAGCTTTGACTATGTGGTGTTAAGCCAGACGCTGCCTTTTTTGGACGATCCCATGATGATTTTGCAGGAAATGCTGCGCGTCGGTCACAAGGCGATTGTCAGTTTCCCCAATTGGGGCTACTGGCGCTGCCGCCTGGATTTGCTGCTCACAGGCAATATACCGCCGGCGCCGGAACTGCCGCAAAGCTGGTATGCGCCCCCGCGCTGGCAGGCGATGACGGTAGCGGATTTTACGACATTGTGCCGTACCCTGGACATCTCAATTTTGGAAGCGGTCTACATGGCTGGCGGGCGTAAAGCGCCGGCGGGCTGGTTTAAGAATTTGTTGGCGACAACGACCTTTACGTACTCTCCGGTTAATCTTGCCATCTCTCCCCCCAAAAGCTAAACTCCTTTCATCTTAATTCATCCTTCATCCTTCATCATTTCAGGAGAGGAGACCATCATGCTACAGCGCCCCTCATTTACTGCCCAAGAAGCCATCCAGATTGCCCAAGATGTCTACGGAATAACCGGCCATGTCAAACCTCTGCCCAGTGAGCGTGACCAAAACTACCGGCTTATTGGAGAAAACGGCCGTTCCTACGTCCTCAAAATCTCCGGTAAAACTGAAAGCCGCGACATCCTCGACTACCAGAATCAGGCGCTCGCCCACCTGCGCCGCCAGCCAGACCTGGCTGACCACATTCCAGAAGTTGTCCTATCGAAAAAGGAGAACCGATAACCGCCTGCACTGAGCTTGCCAGTGGCTGCCTGCCTTGAAGGGGGCCGGCCTGAGCTGCCGAAGGGGCCGTTTCCCATCCCTCCGGCAAACCTACGACGTACGCCTGCTCACCTACCTGCCCGGCATCCCCTGGCGCTCGTCAACCCCCACAGCCCTGACCTGCTCTATGATTTCGGCCACTTTTTGGCGCACCACTGTCGCCTTCGCCGATTTCAGCCATCCCGCCATGCACCGCCATCTGCATTGGGACATGGCTCATACCAGCGCCACCATCCGCCAGCGCCTCGAATACATTCAAGAGCCGGACCAGCATGCCCTGGTCGAAACCGTGCTGGCCCGTTTCGAGAACGAGGTCACGCCGCGCCTGCCTGCATTGCGCCAGAGCGTCATCCACAGCGACGCCAACGACTACAATGTACTCGTCACCGCCGAGCGCAAACAGCCGCGCCGCATCGCCGGACTCATCGACTTTGGCGACATGGTCCACTCCGCCACCATTTTTGAACTGGCGATTGCCGCCGCCTACGCCATGCTCGACAAGCCCGATCCGCTGGCCGTCGCCGCCCACATGGTCGCCGGTTATCACGCCGCCCTGCCTCTCACCGACCTGGAACTGGAACTACTCGACCTGCTTATCCGCGCCCGGCTCGCCACCAGCGTCACCTTATCCACCTACCAACAAACGCTCCACCCCGACGATCCTATCTGGTCGTCAGCCAGCAGCCGGCCTGGGCGCTGCTGCGCAAACTGGATGGCGTTCCCTCCGCCCTGGCGCGCGCCGTATTCCGTCATGCTTGTGGACTGGAACCCGTACCGCAGGCAACGGCCGTTTCCCGTTACCTCCTCTCCCACCAGCGCAGTTTTCATCCCCATCCTGGGCGCCGACTGGCAAACACTCAACCCGCGTGTCTTCGACAGCAGTGTCGGCAGCCTGGAACTGGGCAGCCCTGCTGACTATGGGAATCTGCCCGCCGCCGCCAAACGCATCGAAATGAGGTTGAAAACGGCCAACGCCCAGGTCGGCATTGGCCGCTACGACGAACCGCGCCTCATCTACTCAGCCGACTCCTTCCGCACCGCCAGCAGCGAGTGGCGCACCATTCACATCAGCAGTCGACTTATTTGCGCCTTGCGGAACAGGTTGTTCACGCCCCCGTTCCCTGGCAAATCCACAGTTTTCATGACAACAATTTGCCTTTCGACTACGGTCCCACCCTCATCCTGGCGCACGAAACCGATGAAGGCGTGCCCTTCTACACGCTTTACGGCCATCTCAGCCGAAAATCTATGGCTGACTGGACAGTGGGCAAACGAATCGCCGCCGGAGAGCAGATTGCCACGATCGGCGCTATGCACGAAAACGGCGGTTGGCCGCCCCATCTCCATTTCCAGATTATGCTCGACATGCTGGGCAAAGAAGGCGACTTCATCGGCGTGGCCCCTGCCAGCCAGCGCGAAGTCTGGAAGAGCATTTGCCTGACCCGAACCTGATTCTGGGCATCCCCGACACACTTTTTCCCAGAGCCGCCCCTATCCAAACGAGAAATCCTGGACCGCCGCCACAAACACTTTGGCCCCAACCTCTCCATTTCTTACCAGACCCCGCTGAAAATTGTGCGCGGCTGGCGGCAGTATTTGTATGATGAGGTGGGACGGCCGTATCTGGATGTGGTCAACAATGTCTGCCACGTCGGGCACAGTCATCCCCGCGTCGTCAAGGCGCTGTCTGACCAGGCAGCCGTACTCAACACCAACACCCGCTATCTCCACGACAACATCGTCAACTACGCCGAGCGGCTGCTGGCCCGCTTCCCCAGAGAACTGGAGGTCTGCTTTTTGTGCAGCGGCAGCGAGGCCAACGAACTGGCGCTGCGCCTGGCGCTGAACCCACACCGGCGCGGAAGACCTCATCGTCATTGATGGCGCGTATCACGGCAACACCGCCGCCCTCATCGACATCAGTCCGTACAAACACGACGGTCCCGGCGGCAAAGGCGCGCCCCCCCACGTGCACAAAGCGCTCATGCCCGACCCCTACCGCGGGGTGTACAAAGGATATGATTCTGGTCCGGCATATGCGGCCCATGTTGCCCAAATCATTGAAGAATTGAACCGCGGAGAACGCGGAGAAAACAAAGATTTCTCCGCATCTTCCGCATCCTCCACCCTCTTCGCGGTAAAAAGGTTTGTTAGCTGGCACCATTGTCGAGTCGGTGCTGGGCTGCGGCGGGCAGATTGTGCTGCCAGACGGCTACCTGCAAGACGTGTTCGACTACGTGCGCGCAGCAGGCGGGGTATGCATCGCCGACGAGGTGCAGGTCGGTTTTGGCCGCGTCGGCTCTCATTTCTGGGGCTTTGAGACGCAAGGTGTGGTCCCAGACATCGTCACCCTGGGCAAGCCAATTGGCAACGGCCATCCACTGGGCGCGGTGGTCACGACCCGCGCCATTGCCGACTCCTTTGCCAACGGCATGGAGTATTTCAACACGTTTGGCGGCAATCCCGTTTCTTGTGCGGTGGGAACGGCCGTTCTCGACGTGATCGAGATGGAAGGTTTGCAGGCCAACGCCGGCAGGTAGGCAGCCGGTTGTTGGAGGGCTGACGGCGCCTGGCGGAACGCCATCCCATCATCGGCGATGTGCGCGGCTTGGGGTTATTTGTGGGCGTTGAACTGGTGCGCAGCCGGGAAACGCTGGAACCGGCAGCCTGGGAAGCCGGCTACATCATGGAGCGCATGAAGGAGCATGGCATCCTGCTTTCCATAGACGGGCCGCTGCACAACGTACTCAAACTCAAACCGCCCATTGTCTTTGACGCCGCTAACGCCGATTTCCTGGTGGAGACGTTGGATAAGGTGTTGGCGGAGGATGCGGCGCGGGTTTAGAGATGGGAGATTAGAGATTGAGGGAGAACAGCCGTTTTCCCGAGCGCTCAAAGCACAAAGAGAAAAAAGATGGGAAAAATTTTTAGGCTTTTGTGGATATAGCAGAGTGAAATTTTTTTGTTGGATTGCTAATGGGTTTATTGCCGATTTTGATTGTTTCCTGTCAAAATGGACCGAAATCTGATGTTCCTTATGTACAAGTCATCAAATTTTGTTTGTGCCGCAGATTCTTTTTTTCAAGTTAATGACTATGATGAGCACATATCCATGCGAAAACCAGGGAGACAAGTTGCACCAAAAGTTCTCTTATTTATGGTCGTCCCTTTCACAGTGGTGAATCCCGTGATACGGCTGAAAAATATTGAAGATAGCGAGTTCTATATAAACCCTCAACAAATTGAAGTGAGTGGCATCACTGGATATATAACCTTTGGTGCTAGTTGAAAAAAAGCATCGAGTTCCCTTAAGCTAAGAGCTACAAGACCACTAGCAAAAGGAGAACCCGATGACTACAGAAGATTTTATCATTGAACTGTTCTGCCGAGTTGATGACCAGATGGGTATTGTGCCAAAACATAGTCAAGCCTCATTGTGTCCCAGTGAAGTCGTGACCCTGGCTTTCTTGTTTGCTTTGAAAGGAGTTGGCAACCGAGCTTTCTATCGCTGGCTGGTGCGAGATTACCGTCACCTTTTTCCTCATCTGCCTGACCGGACCCGACTTTTTCGACTGTTTAACACTCACAGACAGTGGACAGATGGCTTTATGGCCGGCCATTCCCTGATCGGGCTGGCTGATTCTTATGGCATTGAATTGATTCACCCGCGTCGGGAAGGACGCACGGAAGAACAGATTGGGCGGAAAGGGTTGTCTAATCATCGTTGGATTGTCGGCGGCAAGTTGTGTTTCGTTTTGAACAACCTTGGTTTGATTGTGGACTGGGATATGGACACCGCTAATGTGCATGATGGCACCGCTTTTCAAGACCTCATCAACCGCCATGCTGCTTACATGGCCATCTTTGCCGACACCGGTTTTACGAAAAAGGATTGGCACCCGGACAATTTGCGCCTTTGCCCTCGCGGAGAATGGAACACCCGCATGATTGTTGAAACGGTTTTGTCGATGTTGACTTTGGTCTGTCATTTTAAGAAGGTGATGCATCGCGCCTGGTCGTATTTCCAAAGCCGACTCGCTTACACGATGGCTCTGTTCAATACACTGGTTCAATGGAATGGCATTCAGGTTGATGAAGATGGGTGTGTCCATTTTCCATCGCCGAGTTCAGCCTATGAACTAGCACCAAAGGTTATATAGGTAAATATGAAAAAAGAAGCTTTCCTTTCCAGAGCAGTTTTAAGCACAAACAGGGGAATGGATTCTGTTGGCAACGTGCATCCTAACAATGAAGTAGCTGCAGAAAAAGTTTTTAGAGCAATTTTGAACTCGGTAAAAATACAAGAGACGAGGGAAAAATAGAAACGGCCGTTTTGGTGAGGAGGTATGGATTTGGCGGGGATGTTAACAATCATCACATCGCGCATCATATTTGCATCATATTTCGCATCAAAAATGATGGGGTGATATGCAGCATCATGTACTCGACAATTATGAGACCGTGCGCACCACGGTGATATCACCCGCAAATTTACTCCAACGCAGCCAGGAATTAGTCAATTCAGGTCAAGTGCCCAATCGAAACGCACTCTTTGTGGCGGCTTTAGAGCAGTTCATTGCTGATTTGGAACGGGACTCCATCAACCGCCACTTTGCTGTAACGGTGAAAGACGCCGACTATCAGGCATTCCAAACCGAAACGGTCGAGTCATTATAAAACGGGGTGATATGCTTGACGACAATCAAACCCGGTAGAAGGATCAGAACAAGTTGAACCCCTTCCTGTCATTGTCGTAAGCCGGGATGCCATCAACCAATGGGTGTGTTTCATCTCAGTTGGGTTAGGCAGCTACAGGGAGAGATGAACACTCTCTGTTAGCCGAATTGGGTTGTAAGCGTTGGGCGCGGCGATATTCCCAGAAGGTGTCCCAATGACCGTTGTGATGGACACAACGAAGTCGGAGTAGTTGTTCTGCGCCATCTTGTGACCAACGCATCCCGGATAGTTCCATACGGTCTTTGACAATATGACGGCAAGCGCCTTCAATAACCCCGGAAGCAATCGGCCAGCCCTGCCGCAAGCACTCGTCATAAGCCATGTAAGGGAGGTTGCGTTCAAAATAGTTGGCAACCTGCTGTAACTTGAGACTGGCAGCGGGGGCGTGGCTTTGTTGAGCTGCTTGCTGCAACGTCTCAATGACGGTTGTTGTTTGCCCGGATAGGAGCAACAGTGTTTGCTCGCGTACCCAAGCGAGTCGTTGCGGGTCATCTTCGTGGTAGAGGGCATTGGCCGCTTTCCAAAGATATTCGTAAGCGTGGATGAAGTCGAGTATCAAGGTGAAATGGGGCAACTTTTCCTGCAATTGCTGCTGCAACGCCTCCGCGCCATCACATAAGGCGACACGATGTACTAGACGGGCATGTTCTCGTTGTTGCACAGCCGCCTGCAAGCGCGTGAGCGCTACCTCTTTACCTTCCAAAGTTGCCCAAATCATTTTGTCACAGGGTTTGGGCGGCGGTTTTGGGGATGGAGTTCTCCCTGTGTTCTCGTGGAATAAAGAGGCTGTAACCTCTGCAGCTGACCGTTGATAAGCCGCTTGCGTATACACTGTGGTCACCATCGCTTCTTTTTTACGACTGCGGGCTTGACCCCGTTTCGGTCGCACAGACTGACTGCTGTCTGTACCCAGAATGAGCGGCACCCCTTTGCCATCGGCTTGCGCCACCAGGATTTCTGCCTGGGCATTGACCACAGGTGGCGGTATTTGTTCATAAAAAGCAACTATGCTTTTCCCGCTTTCTGTGACGACGGCTTGCACGGCACGCGATGAAACGGAGAGATTGAGCCACCGCTGGAGGAAATCATGACCATGGCGGTAGGGTTGTGCCACCGCTAGTTCGGCATGTATCTCTTGCACCACATCAGAGTACAGCTCTGGCGGTAAATTCACGGCCTCGTCCAGTGGGAAATAACCGCCTACCCCGCTCTGATAGAAATAGGAACGCTCAATGCGCACATCACCAAAGATGGTCAGTTGCTGCCTCGGTTTCCAACTATGAAACGGCAGGGTTGTCCCATCC harbors:
- a CDS encoding phosphotransferase codes for the protein MKGAGLSCRRGRFPSLRQTYDVRLLTYLPGIPWRSSTPTALTCSMISATFWRTTVAFADFSHPAMHRHLHWDMAHTSATIRQRLEYIQEPDQHALVETVLARFENEVTPRLPALRQSVIHSDANDYNVLVTAERKQPRRIAGLIDFGDMVHSATIFELAIAAAYAMLDKPDPLAVAAHMVAGYHAALPLTDLELELLDLLIRARLATSVTLSTYQQTLHPDDPIWSSASSRPGRCCANWMAFPPPWRAPYSVMLVDWNPYRRQRPFPVTSSPTSAVFIPILGADWQTLNPRVFDSSVGSLELGSPADYGNLPAAAKRIEMRLKTANAQVGIGRYDEPRLIYSADSFRTASSEWRTIHISSRLICALRNRLFTPPFPGKSTVFMTTICLSTTVPPSSWRTKPMKACPSTRFTAISAENLWLTGQWANESPPESRLPRSALCTKTAVGRPISISRLCSTCWAKKATSSAWPLPASAKSGRAFA
- a CDS encoding ISKra4 family transposase; the encoded protein is MTSNPTEIIQQIQNKVAKMIESVTGQQALRLTAYDAEKMVLQDLLTLGASLMTAYYQTRAAAFDVASVTKPDGTTLPFHSWKPRQQLTIFGDVRIERSYFYQSGVGGYFPLDEAVNLPPELYSDVVQEIHAELAVAQPYRHGHDFLQRWLNLSVSSRAVQAVVTESGKSIVAFYEQIPPPVVNAQAEILVAQADGKGVPLILGTDSSQSVRPKRGQARSRKKEAMVTTVYTQAAYQRSAAEVTASLFHENTGRTPSPKPPPKPCDKMIWATLEGKEVALTRLQAAVQQREHARLVHRVALCDGAEALQQQLQEKLPHFTLILDFIHAYEYLWKAANALYHEDDPQRLAWVREQTLLLLSGQTTTVIETLQQAAQQSHAPAASLKLQQVANYFERNLPYMAYDECLRQGWPIASGVIEGACRHIVKDRMELSGMRWSQDGAEQLLRLRCVHHNGHWDTFWEYRRAQRLQPNSANRECSSLPVAA
- the metW gene encoding methionine biosynthesis protein MetW, which codes for MTNPQSSIFNISTSLRPDLQVLAALIPAKTRVLDLGCGDGELLDYLVHQHQVKGRGIELTEAGVLACVRRGLSVRQGNLEEGRPIIPDNSFDYVVLSQTLPFLDDPMMILQEMLRVGHKAIVSFPNWGYWRCRLDLLLTGNIPPAPELPQSWYAPPRWQAMTVADFTTLCRTLDISILEAVYMAGGRKAPAGWFKNLLATTTFTYSPVNLAISPPKS
- a CDS encoding aminotransferase class III-fold pyridoxal phosphate-dependent enzyme: MRGWRQYLYDEVGRPYLDVVNNVCHVGHSHPRVVKALSDQAAVLNTNTRYLHDNIVNYAERLLARFPRELEVCFLCSGSEANELALRLALNPHRRGRPHRH
- a CDS encoding transposase, which translates into the protein MTTEDFIIELFCRVDDQMGIVPKHSQASLCPSEVVTLAFLFALKGVGNRAFYRWLVRDYRHLFPHLPDRTRLFRLFNTHRQWTDGFMAGHSLIGLADSYGIELIHPRREGRTEEQIGRKGLSNHRWIVGGKLCFVLNNLGLIVDWDMDTANVHDGTAFQDLINRHAAYMAIFADTGFTKKDWHPDNLRLCPRGEWNTRMIVETVLSMLTLVCHFKKVMHRAWSYFQSRLAYTMALFNTLVQWNGIQVDEDGCVHFPSPSSAYELAPKVI